A stretch of the Orcinus orca chromosome 1, mOrcOrc1.1, whole genome shotgun sequence genome encodes the following:
- the MTF2 gene encoding metal-response element-binding transcription factor 2 isoform X1, with amino-acid sequence MRDSTGAGNSLVHKRSPLRRNQKTPTSLTKLSLQDGHKVKKPACKFEEGQDVLARWSDGLFYLGTIKKINILKQSCFIIFEDSSKSWVLWKDIQTGATGSGEMVCTICQEEYSEAPNEMVICDKCGQGYHQLCHTPHIDSSVIDSDEKWLCRQCVFATTTKRGGALKKGPNAKALQVMKQTLPYSVADLEWDAGHKTNVQQCYCYCGGPGDWYLKMLQCCKCKQWFHEACVQCLQKPMLFGDRFYTFICSVCSSGPEYLKRLPLQWVDIAHLCLYNLSVIHKKKYFDSELELMTYINENWDRLHPGELADTPKSERYEHVLEALNDYKTMFMSGKEIKKKKHLFGLRIRVPPVPPNVAFKAEKEPEGTSHEFKIKGRKASKPISDSREVSNGIEKKGKKKSVGRPPGPYTRKMIQKTAEPPLDKESISENPTLDLPCSIGRTEGTAHSSNTSDVDFTGASSAKETTSSSISRHYGLSDSRKRTRTGRSWPAAIPHLRRRRGRLPRRALQTQNSEIVKDDEGKEDYQFDELNTEILNNLADQELQLNHLKNSITSYFGAAGRIACGEKYRVLARRVTLDGKVQYLVEWEGATAS; translated from the exons AGACTCTACAGGGGCAGGTAATTCACTGGTCCACAAGCGGTCTCCTTTACGTCGAAACCAAAAGACCCCAACATCCTTGACCAAGCTGTCTTTACAGGATGGACATAAAGTCAAAAAGCCAGCATGTAAATTTGAAGAGGGTCAGGATGTCCTAGCTAGATGGTCAGATGGCTTGTTTTATCTTGGAACTATCAAAAAG ATAAACATATTGAAACAGAGCTGCTTCATCATATTTGAAGACAGTTCTAAATCCTGGGTTCTCTGGAAGGACATTCAAACAG gagCCACTGGAAGTGGGGAAATGGTCTGTACAATATGTCAAGAAGAGTATTCAGAAGCTCCCAATGAAATGGTTATATGTGATAAGTGTGGCCAAG gaTATCATCAGTTGTGTCACACACCTCATATTGATTCCAGTGTGATTGATTCAGATGAAAAATGGCTCTGTCGACAGTGTGTTtttgcaacaacaacaaag AGGGGTGGTGCGCTTAAGAAAGGACCAAATGCCAAAGCATTGCAAGTCATGAAGCAAACATTACCCTATAGTGTGGCAGACCTTGAATGGGATGCAGGTCATAAAACCAATGTCCAGCAATGTTACTGCTATTGTGGAGGCCCTGGAGA cTGGTATTTAAAGATGCTACAGTGCTGCAAATGTAAACAGTGGTTTCATGAAGCTTGTGTGCAATGCCTTCAAAAGCCAATGCTATTTGGAGACAG gttttatacatttatttgctCTGTCTGCAGTTCTGGACCAGAATACCTCAAACGTCTACCATTACAATG GGTAGATATAGCACACCTATGCCTTTACAACCTAAGTGTTATTCACAAGAAGAAATACTTTGATTCTGAACTTGAGCTTATGACATACATTAATGAAAACTGGGATAGATTGCACCCTGGAGAG CTGGCAGACACACCAAAATCTGAAAGATATGAGCATGTTCTGGAGGCATTAAATGATTACAAGACCAT gtttATGTctgggaaagaaataaagaagaagaagcaTTTGTTTGGGTTGCGAATTCGTGTTCCTCCTGTGCCACCAAATGTGGCTTTCAAAGCAGAGAAAGAACCTGAAGGAACTTCccatgaatttaaaattaaaggcAGAAAGGCATCCAAACCTATATCTGATTCAAG GGAAGTAAGCAATGgcatagaaaaaaaaggaaagaaaaagtctgtAGGTCGTCCACCTGGCCCATATACAAGAAAAATGATTCAGAAGACTGCTGAGCCACCTTTG gatAAGGAATCAATTTCAGAGAATCCTACTTTGGATTTACCTTGTTCTATAGG GAGAACTGAGGGAACTGCACATTCATCCAATACCTCAGATGTGGATTTCACGGGTGCTTCCAGTGCAAAAGAAACTACCTCGTCTAGTATTTCCAGGCATTATGG ATTATCTGACTCCAGAAAAAGAACTCGTACAGGAAGATCTTGGCCTGCTGCAATACCACATTTACGGAGGAGAAGGGGTCGTCTTCCAAGAAGAGCACTCCAGACTCAGAACTCAGAAATTGTAAAGGATGATGAAGGCAAAGAAGATTACCAATTTGATGAACTCAACACAGAGATTTTGAATAACTTAGCAGATCAGGAGTTACAACTCAATCATCTAAAAAACTCCATTACCAGTTATTTTGGTGCTGCAGGTAGAATAGCATGTGGTGAAAAATACCGAGTATTGGCTCGTCGGGTGACACTTGATGGAAAGGTGCAGTATCTTGTGGAATGGGAAGGAGCAACTGCATCCTGA
- the MTF2 gene encoding metal-response element-binding transcription factor 2 isoform X3, whose translation MVCTICQEEYSEAPNEMVICDKCGQGYHQLCHTPHIDSSVIDSDEKWLCRQCVFATTTKRGGALKKGPNAKALQVMKQTLPYSVADLEWDAGHKTNVQQCYCYCGGPGDWYLKMLQCCKCKQWFHEACVQCLQKPMLFGDRFYTFICSVCSSGPEYLKRLPLQWVDIAHLCLYNLSVIHKKKYFDSELELMTYINENWDRLHPGELADTPKSERYEHVLEALNDYKTMFMSGKEIKKKKHLFGLRIRVPPVPPNVAFKAEKEPEGTSHEFKIKGRKASKPISDSREVSNGIEKKGKKKSVGRPPGPYTRKMIQKTAEPPLDKESISENPTLDLPCSIGRTEGTAHSSNTSDVDFTGASSAKETTSSSISRHYGLSDSRKRTRTGRSWPAAIPHLRRRRGRLPRRALQTQNSEIVKDDEGKEDYQFDELNTEILNNLADQELQLNHLKNSITSYFGAAGRIACGEKYRVLARRVTLDGKVQYLVEWEGATAS comes from the exons ATGGTCTGTACAATATGTCAAGAAGAGTATTCAGAAGCTCCCAATGAAATGGTTATATGTGATAAGTGTGGCCAAG gaTATCATCAGTTGTGTCACACACCTCATATTGATTCCAGTGTGATTGATTCAGATGAAAAATGGCTCTGTCGACAGTGTGTTtttgcaacaacaacaaag AGGGGTGGTGCGCTTAAGAAAGGACCAAATGCCAAAGCATTGCAAGTCATGAAGCAAACATTACCCTATAGTGTGGCAGACCTTGAATGGGATGCAGGTCATAAAACCAATGTCCAGCAATGTTACTGCTATTGTGGAGGCCCTGGAGA cTGGTATTTAAAGATGCTACAGTGCTGCAAATGTAAACAGTGGTTTCATGAAGCTTGTGTGCAATGCCTTCAAAAGCCAATGCTATTTGGAGACAG gttttatacatttatttgctCTGTCTGCAGTTCTGGACCAGAATACCTCAAACGTCTACCATTACAATG GGTAGATATAGCACACCTATGCCTTTACAACCTAAGTGTTATTCACAAGAAGAAATACTTTGATTCTGAACTTGAGCTTATGACATACATTAATGAAAACTGGGATAGATTGCACCCTGGAGAG CTGGCAGACACACCAAAATCTGAAAGATATGAGCATGTTCTGGAGGCATTAAATGATTACAAGACCAT gtttATGTctgggaaagaaataaagaagaagaagcaTTTGTTTGGGTTGCGAATTCGTGTTCCTCCTGTGCCACCAAATGTGGCTTTCAAAGCAGAGAAAGAACCTGAAGGAACTTCccatgaatttaaaattaaaggcAGAAAGGCATCCAAACCTATATCTGATTCAAG GGAAGTAAGCAATGgcatagaaaaaaaaggaaagaaaaagtctgtAGGTCGTCCACCTGGCCCATATACAAGAAAAATGATTCAGAAGACTGCTGAGCCACCTTTG gatAAGGAATCAATTTCAGAGAATCCTACTTTGGATTTACCTTGTTCTATAGG GAGAACTGAGGGAACTGCACATTCATCCAATACCTCAGATGTGGATTTCACGGGTGCTTCCAGTGCAAAAGAAACTACCTCGTCTAGTATTTCCAGGCATTATGG ATTATCTGACTCCAGAAAAAGAACTCGTACAGGAAGATCTTGGCCTGCTGCAATACCACATTTACGGAGGAGAAGGGGTCGTCTTCCAAGAAGAGCACTCCAGACTCAGAACTCAGAAATTGTAAAGGATGATGAAGGCAAAGAAGATTACCAATTTGATGAACTCAACACAGAGATTTTGAATAACTTAGCAGATCAGGAGTTACAACTCAATCATCTAAAAAACTCCATTACCAGTTATTTTGGTGCTGCAGGTAGAATAGCATGTGGTGAAAAATACCGAGTATTGGCTCGTCGGGTGACACTTGATGGAAAGGTGCAGTATCTTGTGGAATGGGAAGGAGCAACTGCATCCTGA